The following proteins are co-located in the Trichormus variabilis 0441 genome:
- the rsmA gene encoding 16S rRNA (adenine(1518)-N(6)/adenine(1519)-N(6))-dimethyltransferase RsmA, with protein sequence MVRPRRVFAQHWLKSEKALDAIVKAAECSTNDRILEIGPGTGILTRRLLPLVEALLAVEIDRDLCKLLVKQLGQKENFLLLQGDFLTLDLVANLLTFPKFQKPNKVVANIPYNITGPIIEKLLGTIANPNPEPFDSIVLLIQKEVAERLYAKAGSRTFGALSVRVQYLADCEFICDVPAGAFHPPPKVDSAVVRLRPRQIQIPARDPKRLENLVKLGFGAKRKMLRNNLQSVVDRDRLSQLLEQLNINPQARAEDISTQQWVELANLLGVE encoded by the coding sequence ATGGTACGACCGCGCAGGGTATTTGCTCAGCATTGGCTCAAAAGTGAGAAGGCACTCGACGCAATTGTCAAGGCAGCAGAGTGTAGTACAAATGACCGCATCCTAGAAATCGGCCCCGGTACAGGTATTCTGACTCGGCGTTTATTACCATTGGTAGAAGCTTTACTAGCAGTAGAAATTGACCGCGATTTATGTAAATTGTTAGTAAAACAACTAGGACAAAAAGAAAATTTTCTATTATTACAAGGAGATTTTCTCACACTAGATTTAGTTGCAAACTTACTAACATTTCCTAAATTTCAAAAGCCAAATAAAGTAGTTGCTAATATTCCCTACAACATTACTGGGCCGATAATAGAAAAACTATTGGGAACAATTGCTAACCCTAACCCTGAACCATTTGACTCCATAGTATTGCTCATTCAAAAAGAAGTAGCCGAAAGGTTATATGCTAAAGCTGGGTCAAGAACCTTTGGAGCATTATCGGTCAGGGTACAATATTTAGCTGATTGTGAATTTATTTGTGATGTCCCTGCGGGTGCATTTCATCCACCACCAAAAGTAGATTCCGCAGTTGTCAGATTGCGTCCTCGACAAATACAGATTCCTGCTCGTGATCCAAAACGACTAGAGAATTTGGTAAAGTTAGGATTCGGCGCGAAACGTAAAATGCTACGCAATAATTTGCAATCAGTAGTAGACCGCGATCGCCTGAGCCAATTACTGGAACAATTAAACATAAACCCCCAAGCCAGAGCTGAAGACATCAGCACTCAGCAATGGGTAGAATTAGCCAACTTATTGGGAGTAGAGTAA
- a CDS encoding HetP family heterocyst commitment protein yields the protein MYQEDIYNSQNVKKINNEQVDQIIKSIIAGKYSWACVLLLRYSGYNPIDYIPYRTYIRLLKNNCLGGKNQESRNDTQEVLI from the coding sequence ATGTATCAGGAAGACATTTACAATTCGCAGAACGTTAAAAAAATAAATAATGAACAAGTAGACCAAATTATTAAATCAATAATTGCCGGAAAGTATTCTTGGGCTTGCGTTTTACTGCTGCGATACTCTGGTTATAACCCCATAGATTACATCCCATACCGTACTTATATTCGATTACTTAAAAACAACTGTCTGGGTGGTAAAAATCAAGAAAGCAGAAATGATACTCAAGAGGTATTGATTTGA
- a CDS encoding PAS domain-containing protein, with the protein MTDNLVTIDKNTYDSLQQELIGLRQVVAKTLQLGLLIEYIPAAIAIFDSEMRYLLASRRWREDYDLVDENIVGRSHHDVCPEITLGWQNRYECCLAGNTEKSEEETLIRRDGTIDWVKWEINPWYEPSGEVGGLAVVSEVITPRKQSDIALADSERRLRDTEARLQRLADNLPGMLYEFCLKPDGTMTFPYVSSGCRELIERSPQELQDDASLIFANTHPEDMIGLQEAIANSAKTLQNFEYEWRIITSSGQIKWVQGVSRPERQPGGEITWYGYLLDISEQQAVLRERKQADQQLQQQAQLLQSIWEGVDYGICVLDVLDDEAEFRYVKINPAMHRISLLPVASFIGKTTAESLPPEIADLYRQRYQQCIKSRKSLVFEDNFLVNDKETWWFVNITPLGDSNSQISQLVVTATEITERKQAEQERQLFVSLIENSSDFIGFATLAGKPLFLNEAGLKLVGLDGLDALKNLHIMDFFFPEDQEYMDKHIMRVVNERGLWQGEYRFRNYQTHEEIPVDFNIFTVKSSETGKPLCLATVTRDIQERRKVEALLQEQEQFLRNIYEGVDQIIFVVDVLENLDFCYTGWNSTAERYTGITRNDAIGKAPEDIFGSVEGSLVRQRYKNCVEAGVSISFEDCLTFHNQETWWLTKINPLKNSAGRVYCLVGTTLDITQRKQNEIQLRQQAENLENTLRELQLTQTQLIHSEKMSSIGNMVAGVAHEINNPVNFIHGNLIPASEYAQDLLQLVELYRLHFPYPPEEIQEFIIDIEFDFLKEDLVKLLQSMRIGTQRIREIVLSLRNFSRLDEAEFKQVDIHEGIDSTLMILQNRLKAKSDHPEILVVKSYGDLPLIDCYPGQLNQVFMNLISNAIDALEEPVVDGQLSVAKPTIYIRSEMFNNNWVRVTISDNGVGIPQEILSKLFDPFFTTKSVGKGTGLGLSISYQIVVDRHNGKLTCNSTPGQGAEFIIEIPIHQ; encoded by the coding sequence ATGACTGACAATCTCGTGACTATAGATAAAAATACTTATGATTCTCTTCAACAGGAACTCATAGGACTACGCCAGGTAGTAGCAAAGACTTTACAACTAGGGTTATTGATTGAGTATATACCTGCGGCGATCGCTATTTTCGACAGTGAGATGCGCTACTTGCTGGCTAGTCGGCGCTGGCGAGAAGACTATGACTTAGTTGATGAGAATATCGTCGGTCGTTCTCATCATGATGTTTGTCCAGAAATCACTTTGGGTTGGCAGAACAGATACGAGTGTTGTTTGGCGGGAAATACGGAGAAATCTGAAGAGGAAACTCTGATCCGTCGGGATGGGACTATTGATTGGGTGAAATGGGAAATAAATCCTTGGTATGAACCATCAGGTGAGGTGGGTGGTTTAGCTGTTGTCTCTGAGGTAATTACCCCACGCAAACAATCAGACATTGCTTTAGCCGATAGTGAAAGACGTTTAAGAGATACGGAAGCACGGTTGCAGCGTCTAGCTGATAATCTGCCAGGGATGCTTTATGAATTTTGCCTGAAACCTGATGGCACCATGACTTTCCCTTATGTTTCTTCTGGGTGTCGAGAACTGATAGAACGCAGTCCCCAAGAGTTACAGGATGATGCCTCGCTCATTTTTGCCAATACTCATCCTGAGGATATGATAGGGCTGCAAGAGGCGATCGCTAACTCTGCCAAAACTCTGCAAAACTTTGAATATGAGTGGCGTATTATCACTTCTTCTGGTCAGATAAAATGGGTTCAAGGAGTCTCCCGACCGGAACGTCAGCCAGGAGGCGAAATCACTTGGTATGGTTATCTATTAGATATAAGCGAACAGCAAGCCGTACTTCGTGAACGCAAGCAAGCAGACCAACAATTGCAACAGCAAGCACAGTTGTTACAAAGTATATGGGAAGGTGTAGATTACGGTATCTGTGTCTTGGATGTTTTGGATGATGAGGCAGAGTTTCGTTACGTTAAAATAAATCCTGCCATGCACCGCATTAGTCTCTTGCCAGTTGCATCTTTTATTGGTAAAACAACGGCAGAGTCACTGCCACCTGAAATTGCCGATTTATATCGCCAACGCTATCAACAATGTATCAAGTCTCGAAAGAGCCTAGTCTTCGAGGATAATTTCTTAGTTAACGATAAAGAAACTTGGTGGTTCGTCAATATTACACCCCTTGGTGATAGCAATTCACAAATTTCGCAACTCGTAGTGACAGCGACGGAAATTACAGAACGCAAACAAGCTGAACAAGAACGGCAATTGTTTGTCTCTCTGATTGAAAATAGCAGTGACTTTATTGGTTTTGCGACTTTAGCAGGAAAACCATTATTTCTGAATGAAGCTGGACTTAAGTTAGTTGGTCTTGATGGTTTAGACGCTCTGAAGAATCTCCATATTATGGATTTTTTCTTCCCAGAAGATCAAGAATATATGGATAAACACATTATGCGGGTGGTAAATGAGCGTGGTTTATGGCAGGGTGAATATCGTTTCCGCAACTATCAGACTCATGAAGAAATACCAGTTGATTTTAATATATTTACTGTTAAAAGCTCGGAGACTGGTAAGCCTTTGTGTTTAGCAACAGTTACTCGTGATATTCAGGAACGTAGAAAAGTAGAAGCATTACTGCAAGAACAAGAGCAATTTTTACGTAATATTTATGAGGGTGTTGATCAAATTATCTTTGTGGTTGATGTTTTAGAAAACTTAGATTTTTGTTATACCGGTTGGAACTCAACAGCAGAAAGATATACAGGAATTACTCGAAATGATGCTATTGGTAAAGCACCTGAGGATATTTTTGGCAGTGTTGAAGGTTCTTTAGTCCGTCAACGATACAAAAACTGTGTGGAGGCTGGTGTTAGCATTTCTTTTGAAGATTGTTTAACTTTCCATAATCAAGAAACTTGGTGGTTAACTAAAATTAATCCCCTGAAAAATAGTGCTGGTAGAGTTTATTGTCTAGTTGGGACAACTTTAGATATTACACAGCGCAAACAAAATGAAATTCAATTGCGACAGCAAGCCGAAAATTTAGAAAACACTCTGCGTGAATTACAACTTACCCAAACTCAACTTATCCATAGTGAGAAAATGTCTTCCATTGGGAATATGGTTGCAGGTGTAGCCCATGAAATCAATAATCCAGTTAACTTTATTCACGGTAATTTGATTCCAGCCAGTGAATATGCTCAAGACTTGTTACAGCTAGTAGAACTTTATAGACTCCACTTTCCCTATCCGCCAGAAGAAATTCAGGAATTCATTATAGATATTGAGTTTGATTTCCTCAAGGAAGATTTGGTTAAGCTGCTGCAATCTATGCGTATAGGAACCCAACGCATTCGAGAAATTGTCTTATCACTCCGCAATTTTTCCCGCCTTGATGAAGCTGAATTTAAGCAAGTAGATATTCATGAAGGTATCGATAGTACGCTCATGATTTTACAAAATCGCCTAAAAGCTAAGTCAGACCATCCAGAAATTTTAGTCGTTAAAAGTTATGGTGATTTACCTTTGATTGATTGTTATCCTGGTCAGTTAAATCAGGTATTTATGAACCTTATCAGTAATGCTATTGATGCTTTAGAGGAGCCAGTAGTTGATGGTCAATTGTCAGTTGCTAAGCCTACAATTTATATTCGTAGCGAAATGTTTAATAATAACTGGGTGCGAGTTACCATATCAGATAACGGTGTAGGGATTCCTCAAGAAATCTTATCAAAACTATTTGACCCATTTTTCACGACTAAGTCTGTGGGTAAGGGAACTGGCTTAGGTTTATCTATTAGTTATCAAATTGTTGTGGATAGACACAATGGGAAATTAACTTGCAACTCGACACCTGGACAAGGAGCAGAATTTATCATTGAGATTCCCATTCATCAGTGA
- a CDS encoding integrase: MPAITFDPRTSEWDGTPIDQWEPSKWKQWKAKQTDESAKVEREYLRIKHSVQQANAALSLDRIKIKLKLSSPKSIALQGTFPCKPGDVGKQGSPNKQYTISCGFAANDAGVKMAVLKARELDLSLITKQFQWTPELLGKQAQKIELPTQKNSGKLIGELIQEYEREFWKTHEQNRRGIRTWETHYIRHLKKLPHDLPMSAQALAIALEKTKPNTSARFFMVWQLKKFCEFCGIDDFKTIYAYATPKPHPAIRKVPSDEEIIQGFNKIGLPLSVYTSKENTTQPEQWQWAYGMLATYGLRPHELFAVDIEAFLEPKNTFHLVSLNPSLTEGTKTGERSCGIPPLHPHWVDLFKLKNIRLPYNEGKLNNKTAKLYIKFRSADIGFRPYDLRHAYAIRGHRLRVPIKTMADYMGHTVQEHTKSYQRWMNEDTNLEIYKEVVIHRQGTSKEAMKERIHELEAENLALKAENATLKGLLVQHQLGELLS; encoded by the coding sequence ATGCCTGCAATTACTTTTGATCCACGTACATCTGAGTGGGATGGTACACCAATTGACCAGTGGGAACCCTCTAAATGGAAGCAATGGAAAGCTAAACAAACTGATGAATCGGCGAAGGTAGAACGGGAATACCTGCGAATTAAACACTCCGTACAGCAGGCAAATGCGGCTTTAAGTTTAGATAGAATCAAGATTAAATTGAAACTTAGCAGCCCTAAAAGTATCGCTTTACAAGGTACTTTTCCTTGTAAACCTGGGGATGTAGGGAAACAGGGTAGTCCTAATAAACAATATACCATTTCTTGCGGTTTTGCAGCTAATGATGCTGGGGTGAAAATGGCTGTTTTGAAAGCACGAGAATTGGATTTATCTTTGATTACAAAACAATTCCAATGGACACCGGAGTTACTAGGTAAACAGGCACAAAAGATAGAGTTACCAACACAGAAGAATTCTGGAAAACTCATTGGTGAATTAATTCAAGAATATGAGCGTGAATTTTGGAAAACTCACGAGCAGAATAGACGAGGAATTCGGACTTGGGAAACTCATTATATTAGGCATTTAAAAAAACTGCCTCATGATTTACCAATGTCTGCTCAAGCATTAGCAATAGCTTTAGAAAAAACCAAGCCGAATACATCAGCGAGGTTTTTTATGGTATGGCAATTAAAGAAGTTTTGCGAGTTTTGTGGAATTGATGATTTTAAAACAATTTATGCCTATGCGACTCCTAAACCCCATCCGGCTATTCGCAAAGTTCCCTCAGATGAAGAAATTATCCAAGGATTTAACAAAATTGGTCTGCCTCTATCAGTCTACACGAGTAAAGAGAACACTACACAGCCGGAACAATGGCAATGGGCATACGGAATGCTGGCTACTTATGGCTTAAGACCCCATGAATTATTTGCTGTAGATATAGAAGCTTTTTTAGAGCCAAAAAATACTTTTCACTTAGTAAGTTTAAATCCTAGTTTGACGGAAGGGACTAAAACTGGTGAACGGAGTTGTGGAATTCCCCCTTTACATCCTCATTGGGTGGATTTATTCAAGTTAAAGAATATTAGGCTTCCCTATAACGAAGGTAAGTTAAATAATAAGACTGCCAAACTGTATATCAAATTTAGAAGTGCGGATATCGGTTTTAGACCTTATGATTTACGTCATGCTTATGCCATACGAGGTCATCGTTTACGGGTGCCAATAAAGACTATGGCAGATTATATGGGACATACAGTACAAGAACATACTAAAAGTTATCAAAGATGGATGAATGAAGATACTAATTTAGAGATTTATAAAGAGGTGGTGATTCACAGACAAGGCACTAGTAAAGAGGCGATGAAAGAAAGAATTCATGAATTAGAAGCTGAGAACTTGGCGCTGAAAGCTGAAAATGCTACGCTTAAGGGTTTATTAGTACAACACCAATTGGGTGAATTACTGAGTTAA
- a CDS encoding response regulator transcription factor → MTNESSKTILVIEDDSDSRNLFLAVLEARGFDGIAAENGASGIQQAQKYLPDLIICDIMMPDMDGYDVLNVLRQDPLTAIIPFIFLTGNDDKAGLRKGMELGADDYITKPSTIEEILKAIAIRLEKQAILRYWYATKSHQLTESLAVDSEAIFPSTPQLQEVFDYIEAHYHQGITLSNVAVAVGYSPAYLTSRVARETGDTVNGWIFKRRMAAARPLLRNTNKTIEQIATALGYQNACHFSRQFRQHHGLPPKAWRKQQQSLQSVRNLKPQLIDVCPQSEKCLLTGRS, encoded by the coding sequence ATGACAAACGAATCATCGAAAACAATTCTTGTTATTGAAGATGATAGCGATAGTCGCAATCTCTTTTTAGCGGTGCTTGAGGCTAGAGGTTTTGATGGTATAGCGGCTGAAAACGGTGCGTCTGGTATTCAACAGGCACAAAAATATTTACCAGATTTGATTATCTGCGATATTATGATGCCTGATATGGATGGTTACGATGTTTTAAATGTGCTGCGCCAAGACCCTTTGACAGCGATTATTCCCTTCATTTTTCTGACTGGAAACGATGATAAAGCCGGTCTTCGTAAGGGTATGGAGTTGGGAGCTGATGACTATATTACTAAGCCTTCTACTATAGAGGAAATACTCAAAGCGATCGCTATCCGTTTAGAAAAGCAAGCTATACTCAGGTATTGGTATGCGACTAAATCTCATCAACTAACAGAATCCCTAGCTGTAGACTCTGAAGCAATTTTTCCCTCTACTCCCCAGCTTCAGGAAGTTTTTGATTATATTGAAGCTCATTATCATCAAGGAATTACATTATCAAATGTGGCTGTTGCGGTTGGTTATTCACCCGCTTACTTAACCAGTAGAGTTGCTAGAGAAACGGGAGATACGGTGAACGGCTGGATTTTCAAACGGCGAATGGCCGCAGCGCGTCCTCTACTGAGAAATACGAATAAAACCATCGAACAGATTGCAACAGCGCTGGGTTATCAAAATGCTTGTCATTTCTCTCGCCAATTCCGCCAACATCACGGTTTACCTCCCAAAGCTTGGAGAAAACAACAACAATCGCTCCAGTCTGTTAGAAATCTGAAGCCACAGCTGATTGATGTTTGTCCTCAATCGGAAAAATGCTTATTGACTGGCCGGAGTTAA
- a CDS encoding anthranilate synthase encodes MNYYTLAYTTLGNVRVSRSTTEVKMDTALDEILFHLNQVRGGLLTSSYEYPGRYKRWAIGFINPPLQLTTRENAFTISSLNPRGQVLLPTLFQHLSAQSQLQQISLNHDYITGEIRPTKQLFTEEQRSKQPSAFTVIREILQIFASDEDEHLGLYGAFGYDLVFQFEPIPQKIARPADQRDLVLYLPDELIVVDYYLQKAYRHQYEFATEHGNTEHLPRTGQSIDYQGKRLLPNQTADHQPGEYANLVEQALDYFRRGDLFEVVPSQNFFTACEQSPSQLFQTLRQINPSPYGFLLNLGGEYLIGASPEMFVRVDGRRVETCPISGTIRRGEDALGDAVQIRQLLNSHKDEAELTMCTDVDRNDKSRICEPGSVRVIGRRQIELYSHLIHTVDHVEGILRPEFDALDAFLSHTWAVTVTGAPKRAAMQFIEQHERSARRWYGGAVGYLGFNGNLNTGLTLRTIRLQDSIAEVRVGATVLYDSVPSAEEEETITKATALFETIRRHTTANKTKGSDSHRPGDIVKNKRILLIDYEDSFVHTLANYIRTTGATVTTLRHGFAESYFDTERPDLVVLSPGPGRPSDFRVPQTVAALVGREIPIFGVCLGLQGIVEAFGGELGVLDYPQHGKPARISVTAPDSVLFQHLPASFIVGRYHSLFAQPQTIPSELKVIAISEDNVIMAIEHQTLPIAAVQFHPESIMTLAGEVGQTIIKNVVQTYTQTLGTSICS; translated from the coding sequence ATGAATTACTATACACTTGCTTACACAACCCTTGGTAACGTGCGCGTATCTCGCAGCACAACCGAGGTGAAGATGGACACTGCACTAGATGAAATTCTCTTTCACCTAAATCAAGTACGTGGAGGTTTGTTAACCAGTAGTTACGAATATCCAGGGCGATACAAAAGATGGGCAATTGGATTTATCAATCCCCCATTACAACTGACAACAAGAGAAAACGCATTTACCATCTCTTCACTCAATCCTCGCGGACAGGTGCTACTACCAACCTTGTTCCAGCATCTATCAGCCCAGTCGCAACTACAACAAATCAGCCTCAATCATGACTACATCACAGGTGAAATTCGACCCACAAAACAGTTATTCACAGAAGAACAACGCAGTAAACAACCGTCAGCTTTTACAGTCATCCGCGAAATTCTCCAGATTTTTGCGAGTGATGAAGATGAGCATTTAGGGTTATATGGTGCATTTGGTTACGACTTAGTATTTCAATTTGAACCAATTCCCCAAAAAATTGCTCGTCCCGCAGACCAACGGGATTTAGTGCTGTATCTACCCGATGAACTCATAGTTGTAGATTACTATCTGCAAAAGGCATATCGTCACCAGTATGAATTTGCCACAGAACATGGCAACACCGAGCATCTTCCACGGACAGGCCAGTCCATCGACTACCAGGGTAAACGTCTTCTACCAAACCAAACTGCTGACCATCAACCAGGAGAATATGCCAACCTAGTTGAGCAAGCACTCGACTACTTCCGCCGGGGTGACTTATTTGAAGTAGTTCCTAGTCAAAACTTTTTTACCGCCTGTGAACAATCACCCAGTCAACTATTCCAGACCTTAAGGCAAATTAATCCTAGTCCTTATGGATTTCTGTTGAATTTGGGGGGGGAATATCTCATAGGTGCATCACCAGAAATGTTTGTGCGAGTTGATGGTAGGCGAGTGGAAACCTGTCCCATTAGTGGCACTATTAGACGGGGAGAAGATGCTTTAGGCGACGCTGTACAAATTCGTCAGCTGCTTAACTCCCATAAAGATGAAGCCGAGTTAACCATGTGTACTGACGTCGACCGCAACGATAAATCGCGGATTTGTGAACCCGGTTCAGTCAGGGTGATTGGTCGTCGCCAGATTGAACTGTACAGCCACCTCATTCATACAGTAGACCATGTAGAAGGGATACTCAGACCGGAATTTGACGCTTTAGATGCCTTCTTGAGCCATACTTGGGCAGTTACAGTCACAGGCGCACCCAAACGAGCCGCCATGCAGTTCATCGAACAGCATGAACGCAGCGCCCGTCGTTGGTATGGGGGGGCAGTTGGTTATTTAGGCTTTAATGGTAACTTGAATACCGGATTAACCTTACGGACAATTCGTTTACAAGACTCCATCGCCGAAGTGCGAGTTGGTGCAACAGTCCTTTATGATTCCGTTCCGTCAGCCGAAGAAGAGGAAACAATTACTAAAGCGACTGCATTATTTGAGACCATTCGCCGTCATACCACTGCGAATAAAACCAAAGGAAGCGATAGTCATCGCCCTGGGGATATCGTCAAAAATAAACGTATCCTCCTCATCGACTACGAAGATTCATTTGTTCACACATTAGCCAATTACATCCGCACCACTGGCGCAACCGTCACCACCCTACGTCATGGTTTTGCTGAATCATATTTTGATACAGAACGCCCAGACTTAGTGGTGTTATCTCCCGGCCCTGGTAGACCCAGTGACTTCCGCGTTCCCCAAACGGTTGCAGCTTTGGTAGGTCGAGAAATCCCCATTTTTGGCGTTTGTCTGGGATTACAAGGCATAGTGGAGGCTTTTGGCGGAGAATTAGGTGTGCTTGATTATCCCCAACACGGTAAACCCGCACGGATTTCAGTGACTGCACCTGATTCTGTGCTGTTTCAACATTTACCAGCATCCTTCATTGTGGGTAGATACCATTCCTTATTTGCCCAACCCCAAACTATACCCAGTGAACTCAAAGTCATAGCGATTTCTGAGGACAATGTAATTATGGCAATTGAACATCAAACACTACCTATAGCCGCCGTCCAATTTCACCCAGAGTCAATCATGACCCTAGCAGGAGAAGTTGGTCAGACAATCATTAAAAATGTGGTGCAGACATATACCCAAACTTTAGGAACATCAATTTGCTCATAG
- the ispE gene encoding 4-(cytidine 5'-diphospho)-2-C-methyl-D-erythritol kinase, which translates to MRSYKLIAPAKINLYLEIIGDRPDGYHELVMILQSIDLADEIEIHSLSSETIRVHCNHPQVPTDKSNLVYRAAELMATKFPEAFAKYGGVDITVHKHIPVAAGLAGGSTNAAAVLVGIDLLWNLGLTQTELEELGSILGSDVPFCVAGGTVIATGRGEQLSPLPNLDHIYIVLGKYRSLEVSTAWAYKTYRQEYGSTYLRDTNDLASRAAAVHSGSIVKAIVEKDAVAIAQKLHNDLEKVVLPSYPQVLQLRELFASQPSVIGTMMSGSGPSVFALCENQAQAEQVQQQVRQTIPDEDLELFVTRTITHGIQVLGNE; encoded by the coding sequence ATGCGTTCCTACAAATTAATTGCTCCCGCCAAAATTAACTTGTATCTAGAAATCATCGGCGACAGACCAGATGGGTATCATGAGCTAGTGATGATATTGCAAAGTATCGACCTAGCCGACGAGATTGAAATACACTCCCTCAGCAGTGAAACCATCCGCGTTCATTGCAATCACCCACAAGTTCCCACAGACAAAAGTAATCTCGTATATCGCGCCGCCGAACTTATGGCGACAAAATTTCCTGAAGCCTTCGCTAAATATGGGGGTGTAGATATTACCGTCCACAAACATATTCCTGTAGCAGCTGGCTTGGCTGGAGGTTCAACCAACGCCGCGGCTGTGTTAGTCGGGATAGATTTACTTTGGAACTTGGGACTAACCCAAACAGAACTAGAAGAATTGGGATCTATTCTGGGTTCCGACGTACCATTTTGTGTCGCTGGTGGTACAGTCATCGCCACCGGTAGAGGAGAACAACTTTCGCCCTTGCCCAATTTGGATCATATATATATAGTATTGGGCAAATATCGCAGCTTAGAAGTTTCCACCGCCTGGGCATATAAAACCTATCGTCAAGAATATGGTAGTACTTATCTTAGAGATACCAATGACTTAGCTTCCCGCGCCGCCGCAGTTCATTCAGGTAGTATAGTTAAGGCTATTGTAGAAAAAGATGCCGTAGCGATCGCCCAAAAACTGCACAATGATTTAGAGAAAGTAGTATTACCTTCCTATCCCCAAGTTTTGCAACTGAGAGAATTGTTTGCATCTCAACCAAGTGTTATCGGAACCATGATGTCTGGTTCAGGCCCCTCAGTATTTGCTTTATGTGAAAATCAAGCACAAGCAGAACAAGTTCAGCAGCAAGTAAGACAAACAATTCCCGACGAAGATTTAGAATTATTTGTAACTCGCACGATTACACATGGGATTCAAGTTTTGGGTAATGAGTAA
- a CDS encoding GerMN domain-containing protein — MKMYNRCLLPFMMVAIASLSSCSSNPSNTTNTISPKPAPSMAQLRAKTNNTEPKAVSGKTVNVTLYTSDVQCQEFVPQKVTVPATQSVTNAVGKIIKEQDTADFSLSGYRVKVRKGIATVDLRLSPQSKRQFVSLSSCEQFALFGSLRKTLTSNPQWKIKEVRFTEQGEDIVL; from the coding sequence ATGAAAATGTACAACAGGTGTCTTTTACCATTTATGATGGTGGCGATCGCTAGCCTCAGCAGTTGTAGTTCAAACCCCAGCAACACAACAAATACAATCTCCCCAAAACCTGCACCAAGCATGGCTCAACTGCGAGCCAAAACCAATAACACCGAACCTAAAGCCGTCTCTGGCAAAACAGTAAATGTTACTCTTTATACCAGTGATGTCCAATGTCAAGAATTTGTCCCACAAAAAGTTACCGTACCCGCCACCCAATCTGTAACTAACGCTGTGGGTAAAATCATCAAGGAACAAGATACCGCCGACTTTAGCCTATCGGGTTATCGTGTCAAAGTCAGGAAGGGCATTGCCACAGTTGACTTAAGACTCTCACCCCAATCCAAGCGACAATTCGTCTCACTTTCTAGCTGCGAACAATTTGCCCTATTTGGTAGCCTCCGTAAAACCTTAACTAGTAATCCCCAATGGAAGATTAAAGAAGTGCGCTTCACCGAACAAGGCGAAGATATTGTGCTTTAG
- a CDS encoding DUF3082 domain-containing protein translates to MNNETQQTDTSGQVPPTPLRCITGAGISGGMGYALYLLMISIATTFAKKPIHSDNQLVISLTSAVRTLVVGIVALGTGIFAIVTIGLLALAVQLLVQQLIKPKNN, encoded by the coding sequence ATGAACAACGAAACTCAACAAACAGATACATCAGGACAAGTTCCGCCTACGCCGCTACGCTGTATAACAGGAGCAGGTATTTCTGGCGGAATGGGATATGCTTTGTATTTACTAATGATATCCATCGCTACAACTTTTGCCAAAAAACCTATCCACTCTGATAACCAATTAGTTATCAGCCTAACTTCTGCTGTGCGTACCTTGGTAGTTGGGATAGTCGCCTTGGGAACAGGGATATTTGCTATAGTGACGATTGGTTTATTAGCATTAGCCGTACAACTGTTAGTACAGCAGTTGATAAAACCTAAAAATAATTAA